A region from the Pontixanthobacter aestiaquae genome encodes:
- a CDS encoding TonB-dependent receptor: protein MKLKYLLAASVVSLSATAMVAAPASAQEVTSSVQGVVTDEAGDPVGNAVVVLTDTRNGRTSTVSTSQNGNFSFRNLEVGGPFTISANAAGYQGERADGIFVSLSDSTSLRFALGADVGDDDEIVVTASAISSAPRALGPGTSFGIEVLEDQPSLSRDIRDVIQTDPRVLLDSTFPDSTSNRGTVSCLGASTRVNSLTVDGVRQDDGFGLNDSGFPSESQPFPFEALSAVSVEFAPYDVQYGLFSGCNVNVVTKSGTNEFHGGGFFYYNSDSLVGDTVDGRTISLGEFETKKYGAYLGGPIVKDKLFFHITYDREDGTSGLDDGPAGSGVANETAAITQQDIADVQNILNTAYGFDPGGILNSIPRSTERVLVRLDANISDRHRAAFNYQRTREDFVTPQNTDARDDELGLSSNYYQSGNSIDSYSLRLFSDWSDNFSTEVRVSRIENRDVQDSLNGVDFQEFEVTTPGGGTLFLGPDEFRQGNDLRTTTDQVKIAGFLTAGDHNFTIGAEYDRYDVFNLFVQSANGVAVFDNFADLQAQTPSAFRFRGAVSGDVNDAAASFQRDIYSFYIQDEWLATDALTLQLGLRYDMYNGSNKPLGNPTFQQRYGFTNQNAFDQLDILQPRFGFSYDAGETFAGTTTLRGGVGIFSGGDPTVLFSNSYTNNGITLDDVDEGDLTAAGIPLTTDGFNVPAGANGLLVAGDGEVNAVDPNFNVPHFLRANLGVDHQFNSGWRLGLDYIYSKSYDPLFVQDLTLAQIGTAPDGRPLYRQVDFNDPACQTTPETCTARRTSDYLLTNGEGGQGHILSASLSNNWSQEAGPLGIGGSVTLGYSYQDVTEIQPLTSSRAVSNFGNFSKVDINNPTVGRSNASRAHNAIFRLNLEKDLIGENTTSFTFFLKYRTGQPFSYNYETTPFGGPGGNGFNPFGDSRAFEDRVLLYVPTENDPTVVYNAGFNLAAFNTFLTESGLDQFRGEIVERNAFESDDYWDLDLRVSQELPGFFGTDRFKLIFDLENALNLIDSTWNTLSQNGFEYNVPVVQTQINAAGQYEYVNFLAPRDQRFSSAPSVWQIQVGVTYEF from the coding sequence ATGAAACTCAAATATCTCTTGGCTGCCAGTGTTGTCAGCCTTTCCGCAACGGCCATGGTGGCTGCTCCGGCTTCGGCTCAAGAAGTCACGTCGTCGGTTCAAGGTGTCGTTACTGACGAGGCCGGGGATCCAGTGGGCAACGCAGTTGTTGTTCTCACCGATACTCGCAACGGTCGTACGAGCACTGTTTCGACATCGCAGAACGGCAATTTCAGCTTCCGTAATTTGGAAGTGGGCGGACCATTCACGATTTCTGCCAATGCTGCTGGCTACCAGGGTGAGCGGGCTGACGGTATTTTTGTATCGCTTTCGGATTCGACATCGCTTCGGTTCGCGCTTGGCGCTGATGTTGGCGATGATGATGAAATCGTGGTTACGGCCTCGGCCATCTCGAGCGCCCCGCGAGCACTTGGCCCCGGCACATCTTTCGGTATCGAAGTATTGGAAGACCAGCCATCGCTTAGCCGTGATATTCGCGACGTCATTCAAACCGATCCTCGCGTTCTCCTCGACTCCACATTCCCTGACTCGACAAGCAACCGCGGTACAGTTTCTTGTCTCGGCGCATCGACGCGCGTGAACTCGCTGACCGTTGACGGCGTCCGCCAAGATGATGGTTTCGGCCTTAACGACAGCGGTTTCCCGAGTGAGTCACAGCCATTCCCATTCGAAGCGCTTTCGGCTGTCTCGGTTGAGTTCGCTCCTTACGATGTTCAGTACGGCCTATTCTCAGGGTGTAACGTGAACGTTGTTACCAAGTCTGGTACTAACGAGTTTCACGGTGGCGGCTTCTTCTACTACAACAGCGACAGCCTGGTTGGTGATACAGTAGACGGTCGAACGATTAGTCTGGGTGAATTCGAGACGAAAAAGTATGGTGCTTATCTTGGCGGTCCAATCGTCAAAGATAAACTTTTCTTCCACATTACTTACGACCGTGAAGATGGCACTTCCGGCCTGGATGATGGTCCAGCTGGCTCTGGTGTGGCAAACGAAACCGCAGCGATTACCCAGCAGGACATTGCCGACGTTCAGAATATCCTGAATACTGCATACGGTTTCGATCCGGGCGGTATTCTCAATTCGATTCCGCGCAGCACAGAGCGTGTTTTAGTTCGTCTCGATGCGAATATTAGCGACAGACACCGTGCTGCTTTCAACTACCAGCGCACTCGCGAAGATTTTGTCACACCACAGAACACAGATGCTCGTGATGATGAGCTTGGTCTGTCGTCGAACTATTATCAGTCGGGTAACTCGATCGACAGCTACTCACTGCGTTTGTTCTCTGACTGGTCAGATAATTTCTCGACTGAAGTTCGTGTTTCCCGAATTGAAAACAGGGATGTTCAGGACAGCTTGAACGGTGTCGACTTCCAAGAATTCGAAGTCACAACGCCAGGCGGCGGAACGCTGTTCCTCGGCCCTGATGAATTCCGTCAAGGCAATGATCTGCGTACCACCACCGACCAGGTTAAGATTGCTGGTTTCCTGACTGCTGGCGACCACAACTTCACGATCGGCGCAGAGTATGATCGCTACGACGTGTTCAACCTGTTTGTACAGAGTGCAAACGGGGTTGCAGTGTTTGACAACTTTGCTGACCTGCAAGCGCAGACCCCGTCTGCATTCCGGTTCCGTGGTGCTGTGTCGGGCGATGTGAACGATGCTGCGGCTTCGTTCCAACGGGATATTTACAGCTTCTATATTCAGGATGAATGGCTTGCCACTGACGCCCTGACGCTGCAGCTCGGCCTGCGTTACGACATGTATAATGGAAGCAACAAGCCGCTGGGCAACCCGACCTTCCAGCAGCGCTATGGTTTTACCAACCAGAACGCGTTTGATCAGCTTGACATTTTGCAGCCGCGCTTTGGTTTCAGTTATGATGCCGGCGAAACATTTGCCGGTACGACCACGCTTCGTGGCGGCGTTGGCATCTTCTCTGGCGGTGATCCAACCGTTCTGTTCTCGAACAGCTACACTAACAATGGTATTACCTTGGACGATGTGGATGAGGGTGATCTCACTGCAGCCGGGATCCCGCTCACCACCGATGGTTTCAATGTTCCAGCCGGTGCGAACGGTTTGCTCGTGGCGGGCGACGGTGAAGTCAACGCTGTAGACCCCAATTTTAACGTCCCGCATTTCCTGCGCGCGAACTTAGGCGTCGACCATCAGTTTAACTCGGGATGGCGCCTCGGATTGGATTACATCTATTCGAAGTCTTACGACCCCCTGTTTGTGCAGGATTTGACGCTTGCTCAGATTGGCACGGCCCCTGATGGTCGTCCGCTATATCGTCAGGTGGATTTCAACGATCCAGCATGTCAGACAACTCCCGAGACCTGTACAGCGCGTCGTACCAGTGACTATCTGCTGACAAACGGCGAAGGTGGTCAGGGCCATATCCTTAGTGCTTCGCTTAGTAATAATTGGAGCCAAGAAGCAGGTCCATTGGGCATTGGTGGTTCTGTAACTCTTGGTTACAGCTACCAAGACGTAACCGAGATCCAACCGCTTACATCGAGCCGTGCGGTGTCGAACTTCGGCAACTTCTCGAAGGTTGATATCAATAACCCAACGGTTGGGCGGTCCAACGCGTCACGTGCACACAATGCGATCTTCCGTCTCAATCTGGAAAAGGACCTCATCGGAGAGAACACTACATCGTTCACCTTCTTCCTGAAGTATCGTACCGGTCAGCCGTTCAGCTACAACTACGAGACTACCCCATTCGGTGGTCCCGGTGGCAATGGATTTAACCCGTTTGGCGATTCACGCGCATTTGAAGACCGTGTGTTGCTCTATGTACCGACAGAAAACGACCCTACGGTCGTGTACAATGCTGGGTTCAATTTGGCAGCGTTTAACACGTTCCTCACCGAAAGCGGTCTTGACCAATTCCGCGGTGAAATTGTTGAGCGTAACGCGTTCGAGAGCGATGACTACTGGGATCTGGATCTTCGTGTTTCACAGGAGCTGCCTGGTTTCTTTGGAACCGACCGTTTCAAACTGATCTTCGACCTTGAGAACGCGTTGAACCTGATCGACAGCACTTGGAATACGCTGAGCCAAAATGGCTTTGAGTACAATGTTCCGGTCGTTCAAACGCAGATTAATGCTGCAGGACAATATGAATATGTCAACTTCCTCGCTCCGCGAGATCAGCGTTTCTCGAGTGCGCCATCGGTTTGGCAAATTCAAGTCGGTGTAACTTACGAATTCTAA
- a CDS encoding MASE1 domain-containing protein, whose amino-acid sequence MFTANEAELAEAQPVHSVGRLSPPWLISALALTVLTYAALAYGGVTLTKGDGRFAAVWLPNALAVATLLRLRPPYEPVFIGALFAGSLLGNYLAGGTSISAFGFSLANCAEIYVILWMLRKTGGRRLDMENMRDLMRFVAIAAGIAPLLSSAIASITLLSMGVDTLRPMLDWYLADAMGMMIVAPTTLILIDYFRGDLTPVPRNRLEWVGLTAGGFLVTVGVFWQSQYPLLFLIAPVLVIQAFRLGSLGTALAFVQIAVTATWFTAMGSGPVTLHTGSLDAQLLVLEAFLATGFAIGLPVAAAVAQEKKTYQKLQLQEEQLAILADNMSDAVMRYDLRGVCTYASASVRDVLGQSPEMFLGKGAAADVHPEAREEIAAVQTRLVSGLSDKERLTYRRVIDDDKGRPVFIEADCVLVRNNQSDNPETIIVSCRDVSERVRLEKKLVRARRHAENAAVAKSQFLANMSHEIRTPMNGVLGFVELLLQSDLPDEQRRHAELIQESGNSMMRLLNDILDISKIEAGQVAVTEEPVDLRALMSNCLTLHSANAEQKRLAMIEETDPDVPPALVSDTLRLRQIILNLLGNAVKFTREGTIKLSARVREDMVVIKVADSGVGIEKDRLEAIFNPFEQADNATSRKFGGTGLGLSISRRLAELLGGTLTAQSKPGTGSCFTLSIPLIVPDDAATSITPMAKAADPTNLIAGARILLAEDHDINRILVTTMLERCGQAVEIAEDGQQAVAAVMAAKAGGTPFDLVLMDVQMPECDGYTATGTLRCLGIDAEELPIIALTANAFEDDVRAARNAGMQGHLSKPLQFSELVETLQEWLPTIERVPENQPAVTIEAPTQAGSSTLESRWQQRRSEAVDAVSKALREGALEGETAEALARTVHKLAGTAGMFGEDELGRKAGALERGLKSTLPQEERAQLAQDLLDAA is encoded by the coding sequence ATGTTCACGGCAAATGAGGCAGAATTGGCGGAAGCGCAGCCTGTTCACAGCGTCGGGCGGCTATCGCCGCCATGGTTAATCTCGGCGCTGGCGCTGACCGTGCTGACCTATGCAGCGCTGGCCTATGGCGGCGTCACGCTGACGAAAGGTGATGGCCGGTTTGCAGCAGTCTGGCTGCCTAATGCCTTGGCTGTGGCCACATTGCTGCGCCTGCGCCCGCCATACGAGCCTGTCTTTATCGGCGCCTTGTTTGCGGGCAGCCTGCTAGGCAATTATCTTGCTGGAGGGACCAGTATTTCCGCTTTCGGCTTCTCGCTGGCGAATTGCGCAGAAATCTATGTGATACTCTGGATGCTGCGCAAAACCGGTGGCCGGCGGCTGGATATGGAGAATATGCGCGATCTGATGCGGTTCGTCGCGATTGCCGCCGGGATCGCACCACTGCTGTCTTCGGCAATCGCCTCGATCACATTACTATCGATGGGTGTCGACACGCTTCGGCCGATGCTGGATTGGTATCTGGCCGATGCGATGGGCATGATGATCGTGGCCCCGACCACGCTGATTCTGATCGACTATTTTCGTGGAGATCTAACACCTGTTCCGCGCAACCGGCTCGAATGGGTAGGACTGACCGCTGGCGGATTTCTAGTTACGGTTGGGGTATTCTGGCAAAGCCAGTATCCGCTGCTATTCCTGATCGCGCCTGTGCTGGTCATTCAGGCCTTTCGCCTAGGCAGTCTTGGCACTGCGCTTGCCTTTGTACAGATCGCTGTCACAGCGACTTGGTTCACCGCGATGGGCAGCGGCCCTGTTACACTGCATACCGGTTCGCTCGACGCGCAATTGCTCGTGCTGGAGGCGTTTCTTGCAACGGGTTTCGCCATTGGCCTACCCGTCGCCGCCGCTGTTGCTCAGGAGAAAAAGACCTACCAAAAACTGCAATTGCAGGAAGAACAGCTCGCCATTCTGGCCGACAATATGTCCGACGCAGTCATGCGGTATGATCTGCGCGGCGTATGCACTTACGCATCGGCATCTGTCCGCGATGTGTTGGGGCAATCGCCTGAGATGTTTTTAGGCAAGGGGGCCGCCGCTGATGTCCACCCAGAAGCGCGAGAGGAAATCGCAGCTGTTCAAACACGGCTGGTGTCGGGATTATCCGACAAGGAACGCCTTACCTATCGCCGTGTGATTGATGACGACAAGGGGCGACCCGTTTTCATTGAGGCCGATTGCGTTCTTGTAAGGAACAACCAGTCAGACAATCCGGAAACCATCATCGTATCCTGCCGCGATGTCAGCGAACGTGTAAGGCTGGAGAAGAAACTGGTTCGCGCGAGGCGTCATGCGGAGAACGCGGCTGTCGCAAAGTCCCAATTCCTTGCCAATATGAGCCATGAAATCCGCACGCCAATGAATGGTGTGCTGGGTTTTGTGGAACTGCTGCTGCAATCGGATTTGCCCGATGAACAACGGCGTCACGCAGAACTGATCCAAGAATCGGGCAACAGCATGATGCGGTTGCTCAACGATATTCTCGACATTTCCAAGATCGAGGCAGGTCAAGTAGCAGTCACCGAAGAACCGGTCGACTTGCGCGCCCTGATGAGTAATTGCCTCACACTACACTCGGCCAATGCAGAGCAAAAGCGTTTGGCAATGATCGAAGAGACTGATCCAGACGTGCCGCCGGCACTGGTCAGCGATACTCTCCGCCTGCGCCAGATCATTCTCAACCTTCTCGGGAACGCAGTGAAATTCACACGGGAAGGTACGATCAAACTCAGCGCAAGAGTACGAGAAGATATGGTCGTGATCAAAGTCGCTGACAGCGGAGTCGGAATAGAAAAGGATCGTCTGGAAGCGATCTTCAATCCATTCGAACAGGCCGACAATGCGACGTCGCGCAAATTTGGCGGCACTGGTCTGGGTTTATCGATCAGCAGGCGTTTGGCCGAATTGCTTGGTGGTACGCTCACCGCACAAAGCAAACCGGGTACAGGCTCGTGCTTTACCCTGAGCATCCCGCTGATCGTGCCTGACGATGCCGCGACCAGCATTACCCCGATGGCGAAAGCGGCCGATCCAACAAACCTGATTGCGGGGGCGCGGATTTTGCTGGCCGAGGATCACGATATCAACCGGATACTCGTCACCACCATGCTGGAACGCTGCGGTCAGGCAGTCGAAATCGCCGAAGACGGCCAGCAAGCGGTCGCAGCGGTGATGGCCGCCAAGGCAGGCGGCACGCCTTTCGATCTGGTGCTTATGGACGTTCAAATGCCTGAATGCGACGGCTATACTGCCACCGGCACGCTGCGCTGTCTGGGCATTGACGCCGAAGAGCTGCCAATCATCGCGCTCACTGCCAATGCGTTTGAGGATGATGTACGCGCAGCACGGAATGCAGGTATGCAGGGGCACCTGTCCAAACCGCTGCAATTTTCAGAGCTGGTCGAGACTTTGCAAGAGTGGCTTCCAACAATAGAGCGCGTGCCGGAAAACCAGCCGGCGGTAACAATCGAAGCACCCACCCAAGCCGGGTCCTCCACGCTTGAGAGCCGCTGGCAGCAGCGCCGGTCAGAAGCAGTGGACGCAGTGTCCAAGGCGTTGCGCGAAGGAGCCCTTGAAGGGGAAACGGCGGAGGCGCTTGCGCGAACCGTGCATAAGCTGGCCGGAACCGCAGGCATGTTTGGCGAGGATGAGCTGGGCAGGAAAGCCGGCGCTTTGGAGCGAGGGCTAAAATCCACTCTGCCTCAGGAGGAGCGCGCGCAGTTAGCCCAGGATTTGCTAGACGCAGCTTGA
- a CDS encoding energy transducer TonB, whose amino-acid sequence MAESGKYSTIRRKPKVSTIIIIVLLHIIAIYGLARAFAPGAVQTVEREIISAFTVTVTAPEEDIPPENEQAPDEGVAGDPGKKATPKPDSQPETPIKQDKPTPKASSTGAANTSGAKESGEGTGAAGQGTGTGSGRAGSGQGGVAVSKPIHISGAIDSARDYPVPDGGRQVRNGTRVVVKVTVGTDGRARNCSIFRRSPDAEADRITCRLVEERLRFKPAMDANGTPVAAPFYWQQKWFIAE is encoded by the coding sequence ATGGCGGAAAGCGGGAAATATTCGACAATCCGGCGCAAGCCGAAGGTCAGCACAATTATCATCATCGTGTTGCTCCATATCATCGCGATCTATGGGCTCGCGCGGGCGTTCGCGCCTGGTGCGGTGCAAACTGTCGAGCGCGAGATCATTTCCGCATTTACGGTAACCGTGACAGCGCCTGAGGAGGATATTCCGCCGGAAAATGAGCAAGCTCCTGATGAAGGGGTCGCTGGAGATCCTGGCAAGAAAGCGACGCCTAAGCCTGATAGCCAGCCTGAAACGCCGATCAAGCAGGACAAACCAACTCCCAAAGCTTCATCTACGGGGGCGGCAAACACGTCAGGAGCGAAAGAGAGTGGCGAGGGGACCGGAGCAGCCGGACAGGGCACCGGTACGGGTAGCGGTCGCGCTGGTAGCGGGCAGGGCGGTGTGGCGGTGAGCAAACCGATCCACATCTCTGGCGCGATTGACAGTGCGCGCGATTATCCTGTGCCGGACGGTGGGCGGCAAGTCCGCAATGGCACGCGCGTGGTCGTGAAAGTGACGGTCGGTACCGATGGCCGGGCGCGCAATTGCAGTATCTTCCGCCGCAGCCCTGATGCAGAGGCGGATCGTATTACCTGCCGCCTTGTAGAGGAACGCTTGCGTTTCAAACCCGCTATGGATGCCAATGGAACGCCGGTTGCGGCACCGTTTTATTGGCAACAGAAGTGGTTTATCGCGGAGTAA